The Onychomys torridus chromosome 4, mOncTor1.1, whole genome shotgun sequence genome includes a window with the following:
- the Gca gene encoding grancalcin, whose translation MAYPGYGGAFGNFSGQIPGMQMPMGQPLPGPGPNMFPGGYPGYLAYSDSYSPADDSMWTYFTAVAGQDGEVDAEELQRCLTQSGISGTYAPFSLETCRIMIAMLDRDYTGKMGFNEFKELWAALSAWKQNFMTIDQDQSGTVEHHELSQAITLMGYRLSPQTLAAIVKRYSKNGRIFFDDYVACCVKLRALTDFFRRRDHLQQGIVNFVYEDFLQGTMTI comes from the exons TTTGGAAACTTCAGCGGTCAGATTCCGGGGATGCAGATGCCAATGGGCCAGCCATTGCCAGGTCCAGGTCCCAATATGTTCCCTGGCGGTTACCCTGGGTACCTGGCGTACTCTGACAGCTACTCCCCTGCTGACGACTCTATGTGGACTTACTTCACAGCTGTTGCTGGACAG GATGGTGAGGTGGATGCAGAAGAACTTCAGAGATGCTTGACACAGTCTGGAATTAGCGGGACTTATGCTC CCTTCAGTCTGGAAACCTGCAGAATTATGATTGCCATGTTGGAT AGAGACTATACAGGAAAAATGGGATTTAACGAATTCAAGGAGCTTTGGGCAGCTCTTAGTGCCTGGAAGCAGAACTTCATGACAATTGATCAAGACCAAAGTGGTACTGTAGAACATCATGAGCTGAGTCAAGCCATCACTCTTATGG GGTACAGGTTGAGTCCTCAGACATTAGCTGCTATTGTTAAACGCTACAGCAAGAATGGCAGAATTTTCTTTGATGACTATGTTGCCTGCTGTGTGAAGCTTCGTGCCCTGACAG ATTTCTTTAGGCGAAGAGATCACTTGCAACAAGGGATTGTGAACTTCGTGTATGAGGAT TTTCTGCAGGGCACTATGACAATTTGA